From the genome of Solea senegalensis isolate Sse05_10M linkage group LG21, IFAPA_SoseM_1, whole genome shotgun sequence:
TTCACTGTTTGGTTCTGGTTATTTTAATCATGTTGTCTGATCAGACAGgttccaaaaatgtcaaattcaaatcaaaacagtcaaataattacacaaatcTTCATCTTTGACACAGTGTATTAATTTTAGCGATGACTTCAAGTGGTGCGGTGTGTTCATGTGCGATGACTGCACgtaattcaacatttttaacgTATAAATCAGTTCAGTCCTTGGTGAGCAACAACTTTTACGCTCAAATCCAGTGATTTGTGTTCAACCtgtctgatcatgtgacattCAAAGGAGAAACGCTCCAGCAGAGCTGAATAAGATGCTTGTTCTAAAGGGAAAACTTCTGCCTGTTTGGAACACGACTTACGCATTGTTTTGATCTTTTCCCGGAGCTACAACGCCGAGAAGCAGttcacaagaaaaacaatgtgcTAATAAAAATCCTGCTTCTACTGCACGCTCTACGCAGACTCTGCATAAGAACCGCTCATGGAAACTTCTTCAAAAAAACCTTGagctcctgttgttttttttttatgtttttctcctgtgtgtAGCTCCCAGCTGGCGATGAAATATCTGGATCCGGCGTTTTCGTCTCTGACCAACTCTCTCAGCGAGGACCTGCTGAACTCGTCCAGATGGACGTACAACAGCACTGGGTTTACACAGCAgaagtagcacacacacacacacacacacacacagattctttACCATCATCGCAACATCTACTGCTACTGTAAATTTACAATAAATCCCTCTTCTCACACTTCAACACCCTCATATCCATTGGTTACCACTTAGGGTGCCTGACAATGAGCTAAGGATttaaattaatgtatttttccaattttatatatgtatgtaacatGTACTGAGTGATTACTCAGTACATATTACcctattttgtttctttattttaacattttaagatAGTAAGGcgtggtttattttgaaataattggCTCAATTGTCATTTTATGAATTACAGACATTATCGATACTGAATCTTGCCGTGTACGGACACTCGGAGTCACGCATAACATGATTGCAGACTTGAAGTATGTCTAAGATATAAGAGTATATTTAAACGGACTTTTCCAACTGTAGAGTGAAGTACGTAActtgctcactctcccacaccaaactccatagagaaaatcagcaattttaccaTCACCGCATACAGGAGATGtcgatccacttctgcctccatcagtgagttcacatgtgttattttcaagcttctgtgtttgaaacacGTCGTTttgatttacctcagtgactaAACTCAAGatacgaggcagcagtagagcagcagctaaTGTGTCCCTcggagctaaaatcactgattttctcaatggagtttggtctGATCTAAGTCAAGTCAAAACTATCGACAAAAACTAGTTACTATTGAGTTCATCTCTGCCTTGAACTCCTTGAGTTCTTTCCTTGAATCCAGGCTGCAGGTAAACAATGTATTTGTGGACGTTTATGCCAAGAATGCAGTGAcgaatatataataatataatatttttttctgttttgcagaCAAGAGATCTCTCAATACATCGACATCCCCCACAACTTCACACTGACGCGGGACGCGGTCAGGATCGGACAGCTGATGCATTACGACTACTCCAGCCACAAGTACGTCTTCTCCATTGGCGAGAACTTCCGCTCGCTGCTCCCCGACGCCTCGCCCATCCTCAACAAACACTACAACGTCTGCGCCGTGGTTGGCAACAGCGGCATCCTCACCGGCTCGCGCTGCGGACCGCAGATTGAGAAGTTCGACTTTGTCTTCCGCTGCAACTTCGCCCCAACCGAGCTCTTCAAGAAGGATGTCGGGCGGCGGACCAACATGACGACCTTTAACCCCAGCATCCTGGAGAAATACTACAACAATTTGCTGACTGTGCAGGACAGGAACAACTTCTTTCTGAGCCTGAAGAAACTGGACGGCGCCATCCTGTGGATCCCAGCGTTTTTCTTCCACACGTCGGCCACGGTGACGAGGACACTGGTCGACTTTTTTGTGGAGCATCGAGGTCAGCTGAAGGTCCAGCTGGCCTGGCCTGGAAACATCATGCAGTACATCAACAAGTAAGAAACACCAAGAAATACTCGGAAAATCAACATCATTTTAACTCTATATTATCTTCAGAATGTGTTTATTGATTAAACTCACcgttaaacagccttttccaacaggacaTTTCGGGTTTGTGTCAACGTTCaacgtttttagctcacagggagcCACAAGCTGCCTCATTTGGTCACTTTGGTGAATCTGAACGAaccatttcaaacactgaagtcacaaaaggaggcagaagtggatcgaCAGTGTATGTGAGCTGTGGTGCAAAATCAGAGgttcacaaagtgacacagacttcagtttcctcttggACAACAGTGGGTGATGGTGTGAAAAAGTGGCAAATCTTAAGACAGTATATGCATAAGTTGAAGTATTCTGtataaaaacatacctttagtACCtcgtaaaaacacacaaaaactcagGAGCAAGTTTTTCTGAGTTTTTATGTGTTCATTTAATGTTAATTTGACTCTACCCACTGAAACTACTATTAGTTAACCTCAGAACTTCCTGTCTTgatgaattcaaaataaaagcctgaaaataaaggttttcCTTCTCTAATACTGGAACAATTTGTTTTATCAAGTAAAAACAACCAGACTTTATGTTTTTACCACATTAACCACCAGAGTAGATGTTACTTTAATAATGAGCACACGTGTATTTtggtttttcacattaaaacgaTTATATTTTATGTTCACATCCAGTTTAATCCTATACATCGTTCATCAAAACCCCAACACTAAGCCGTTGCCGGATGAAATGACTTCAGTTcgctaaataaatatatgaaataatgcAGTCACTGGGGAGTCCTGCGCCGCAGCATCACAGAGGGGGAACCTCTCCAAACCTCGCCTCTAACAAAAGTGTCTCCATGAATCGCGGAGGAGCTGAAATCTGTCTGAGCAGCTTAAATGCGGCTAATTCTTCCAGAGCAGGTAGATTTAATGggattgttggagattaagctACTGTACGAGGTGTGTCTACAACACTAAGCACCAAAACTTAAATccccccctacacacacacacacgcagtcacaACCCTGCACCATGCCTTTCACTAAATGcctctttctttttaatccGGCTTTGGGGTTTAAATCCTCTCTGTGACATATAGAGATCACGGTTCTGTACAATACGGGTGCATGACGTCAGCGCGGTTCCAGAAAACCCTGCAAACACGAgtggacacagaaataataatagaataatagctttatctcactgttggacagacttTTCCCACTGGAAACTAAAATGTGTGTTGGCTTGTTTCGTCAttcacgctcccacaccaaagtccgtggagaaaatcagtgaatgTACATCACAGCTCACGGGTAGCTGCAGATCCACTgctgtccactgctgcctctgtcacttCAGCGTTTAACGTCAGATATCCTGTTTTCAGAAATTCTGCGTTTGGATTTAACTAAgcgcagcagaccagcagctcctgtgtccctgtgacctaaaaacacagattttctctatggagtttggcgAGGGAtttagaaaatgacacaaacgtcagtttatcccttaaaaataaaaataagatcaTAAACTAAGCAGTCtagaattaaatacatttttatttgcacacacacacacctgttagtAAATTTAACCaatattacacaccagtagtgaaccaAGCAGAACTTATCTAGACCCTGACCTTTCCTTGtgtttgaaccagcaaccctctggttacaggCCCATTTCCCTTCCTCTTGACCATGTGCTGCCCTCTATTGTCATTGAAAAGTTAAGGGTTCTTTCTCTGGTTCATTTCACTCCACAGTTACTGGAAAACCAAGCAGTTGTCGCCGAAGCGCCTCAGCACCGGGATCCTGATGTACACGCTGGCGTCGTCCATGTGCGACCAGATCCACCTGTACGGCTTCTGGCCGTTCGGCTGGGACCCCAACACGGGCAAGGAGCTGCCGTACCACTACTACGACAAGAAGGGCACCAAGTTCACCACCAAGTGGCAGGAGTCGCATCAGCTGCCCGCCGAGTTCAAACTCCTCTACAAGATGCACACGGAGGGACTGCTGAAGCTCAGCCTGTCCCACTGCGCTTAGGGCTAACGCGGCAGCATCTGCGGCTTCAAGCTCCGCCCCCCTCGCAACACTTTCTCTCACCAGGGCTGTCAAAGGGACACGAAACTCAAAGGCTGGGTTTGTCAAACTCAAAATCGTAGACTCGTAGCctcaaaggaaacacacactctgacactcGAGAAGAAACTGTTTGTACAAAACTGTGAAAACCTTCGAGAAACGAtggacagttttgttttctactGCCCGAGAATCTGACGCTGTGAAGAACTTCTGTCTGCAGCTGAACGCACGTTCGCCAACGTTTCCATCACGgacccattttttttccattgttgaTTCTGTGAAGATTTTCCACGTGGTAAATATTGTCTCATATCGTGGATCATATTCTGGTTATTTTGCTAATCAGCACTGAAGCAATGCGCTGTTCTCGATATGACGTGTTAGCGTTAGTTACAGTCCGATCAACCTTTGTGTAAGTGTCACTTTAACGCTTTGACGGTGGCCATGTCTTTTTCC
Proteins encoded in this window:
- the LOC122758655 gene encoding sia-alpha-2,3-Gal-beta-1,4-GlcNAc-R:alpha 2,8-sialyltransferase-like, producing the protein YLRCFGAFYFCCLLNVIFKVSDKVDKESECIFLFLAPRRRCSERPPRKPDLSSQLAMKYLDPAFSSLTNSLSEDLLNSSRWTYNSTGFTQQKQEISQYIDIPHNFTLTRDAVRIGQLMHYDYSSHKYVFSIGENFRSLLPDASPILNKHYNVCAVVGNSGILTGSRCGPQIEKFDFVFRCNFAPTELFKKDVGRRTNMTTFNPSILEKYYNNLLTVQDRNNFFLSLKKLDGAILWIPAFFFHTSATVTRTLVDFFVEHRGQLKVQLAWPGNIMQYINNYWKTKQLSPKRLSTGILMYTLASSMCDQIHLYGFWPFGWDPNTGKELPYHYYDKKGTKFTTKWQESHQLPAEFKLLYKMHTEGLLKLSLSHCA